The window AGGCTGCGCTGAAAGCGCATTTTTTAACTTTAGGCACTTTAGCTCACTTTAGTTCACTTTACACTCTTAACTAAATCTTGCTGTTTGAACTGGTACCAACATCTGCGCAAAAAACGCAGTTGTTGTGAATAAAGACTCTAACGGCGGTGTGCAAGTACGTCCGGATTAACCAGGTGATCCGGTACCTGCCCTCTTATGCCTGCCAAAAGATTTTCAGCCGCCATGACGGCCATCCTGCTTCGTGTCGCTATAGTTGCGCTTCCGACATGCGGAATAACCAGACAGTTTGGAAGAGTCATGAGCTTGTGATCGGACGGCAGCGGTTCCGGATCGGTAACATCCAGGGCAGCATAAGCGATTTTTTTTGAGCTTAGTGCTTCATAGAGGGCATCGGAATTAACAACGGGACCGCGGGACGTGTTAATGAGGATCGCCGTATCTTTCATCTTGGCGAGAGCAGCGCTATCAATTAAGGGATGTGTTTCCGGAGTAAGGGGAACGTGGAGGCTTATAAAATCCGCCTGTTCAAACAATTCATCGAGTGTACGGCACATCCTCGCACCGACCGTTTCTCCCTTTTCGGTCCTGCGGTGATCGTAATAGATGACGTCCATGTCAAATCCTCTTGCCCGCCGTGCCACTTCAAATCCGATTCGTCCCATACCAACGATTCCCAGAGTAGCGTGATGAATATCCCTCCCCAAAAGCTCCATCGGTTTGAACGTTTTCCACTTGTCAGTTCGAATGTAATCGATTCCTTCACCGAGACGTCTGGCAGCGGCCATCAGTAATGCAAAAGCGAGATCGGCAGTTGTTTCCGTCAGGACACCGGGTGTATTTCCCACGAGAATGCCCCGATCAGTTGCTGCCTGAATGTCGATGTTGTCAAACCCGACAGCATAATTACTGATGATTTTAAGCTGGTTTCCCGCCGCGTCCATGACTTCTCCGTCAATTCTGTCCGTTAGGAGCGGTAAAATTCCCACCGTACCACGAACCTTTTCTAACAGAATATTACGAGGCGGAGGCATATCCCCAGGCCATATTTCGGCGTCACAGGCATTTCTTACCATAGTTAAGCCTGCTTCCGGTATTAGCCGGGTTACGAATACCCTTGGCTTGTTCATGGCGTCATCCCTTCTGTTTGTGTTGTAGAACGGCATATGCTTCATCGTGAAACGGCGTTTTGATGTTCAATCGGGTACCGCTTTTGACAACATATCCCGTGAATGTTTCGATCTCTGATTGTTTCCTCTTTTCAAAGTCGAGTTGCAGCGAGGATTTCGTTTCGTAGGGGAAATTACGAGCCAGGGCAAGTGATTTCCGGACAACGTCATCGGGGAGAAAGACGTTGTGTGCCTTCGCCAGTGATTCTACTTCCCGCATCAATCCTTCAACCATCTTCACATTGTCTGGATCTTCCATTATTCCGCCGAAGGGTTTTCCTGTCATCGAAGTTATTCCCGCAAGAGAATCCATGAACACAAATTTTGTCCAGACGTCTGTTTTGATATTTGATGAGAGCGTGGCCTTTATCCCGGCATTTTTCAGGACTGACTCAATCTTTTTATACGGTTCGATTGAACCGTTTTCGGGACCGAAAATCAGTGTGCGGGGGCCGGCTACCTGTTGAATCTTGCCCGGTGAAACGATGCGTGAACTTATATAAACGCATCCGTTTAAAACACTTCCTTTATTGAAAATCGCTTTCAATCGTTCCGCATTATCCACACCATTTAGGAGAGTGATGATGACAGTATCATCATGGATATTGTTTGCCATGATTCGAGCAGCAGCGTCAAGACCGTAGCCCTTGACGCAAAGGATAATCACATCCACGGGACCCAGTTCTTCGGGATTGTCTGTGGTATATGCGGGTCTGGCAACAAACGTGCCTTCTTCCTGTGTCGTAACCTCAAGCCCGCTTTCCTTGATTTTTTCTAAATGCGGTCCCCGGACGACGAAGAAGATTTGATGATCATCTTTTGAGTCGTATTGCCGGGCCAGCTTGCCGCCGAAATAACCGCCAACGCCGCCGATTCCTACGATTGCAATTTTCATTTTTGACCTCCTCAACAACCTTGATTTCTTCTTCCGTCAGTTTATAGAGTTCATACACCAACCAGCTACTTCTCTTCGAATAATTCCGGGAACAGGGTAATGGCATACAGGGGGTAATTACAAATTCTACCGTCATGACGAAGGTTTAAAAGAGTTGTTCGTGACAATACAGTGGGATTAAATTGTTTGTCGAACGAGATGAGGCTTTTACTTTTCGGATTAATACCTGCTTTAGCTTCAAGTGGATAAATCTGAGAAGCAGATTCGCAAAGAAAATCTATTTCAGCTTTTTTCCCCTCACTTGTCCAATAATATAAATCCACCATTTTTTCTGAGCGCAATTGCTGGGCCACATAATTTTCCACGAAGGCGCCTTTGAATTCGTTGAACAAACGATCCTTGCCGGCAAGTAATTGGGGGGATAAATTGACCATCGCACCCAAAATGCCGACATCAAGGACAAAGACCTTGAAATTAGTTCTATTCATATATTCTTTTAACGGATTCTTCGCCGTTGTAACTTGATATGACTTGTATATTAAACCGGCATTTTCCAGCCACTCAAGAGCGCTTTCATACTCTCTGCCCCGGGCGCTTTTTCGGATTGCCGTAAAAACAAATTTTTTGTTTTCCTTTGCCAGGTGAGTTGGTATAGAATCCCATATCATTCCCAGTTTTGGAATGTCCGATGTGATTGCATGCTTGGAGAAATCAAGCAAATATGAAGCAATAATATCTTTCTGAATTTTCCGTACGTCATTCCAATTACCTGATTCAACAAAAAGCCTGACTGCTTCCGGCATCCCGCCGACAAAAAAATACCTGCCCAGCAAATCAAGTAATTCGTTATGGAATGGCAGAGGAAACGGAGAAAATTCAAATTTCATTTCTATTAACTGCCGGAGACCCGATTTCCCGACGGCATCCAGGAACTCAAGGAATGTCATCGGATACATATCAAGAAAACTAACTTTTCCAACCGGAAACGATCGAGGTTTGGACAGGGTTATGCCGATCAGTGAACCTGCAGCGGCAATGTGGTACTCCTGCGCCTGTTCACTGAAATACTTCAATGCATTTAAGGCGTTATTCGAGGCTTGAATTTCGTCAAAGATAATCAGGCACTTTCCCGGCTTTATTTCCTGATTCAGATGAAGAGACAGGTTAGAGATTATCTGGTTTGAATCAAGTTTTTGTTGGAAGAAATCATTGATTGCGGGATCTTCTTCGAAGTTTAAGTAGGCAGTGCTATCATACTCTTTTTTTCCAAACTCTTGCAGGATGTACGTTTTTCCAACCTGACGAGCGCCTCTTAAAAGCAAAGGTTTTCGTCTTTGGGATGTTTTCCACTCAAGCAATTTTTTGTAAATATCTCGCTTCATGCAAATTTCTATAACATATGCTTGACAGACATGTCAAGGCGATATGGAAAGTAATTGTGGATATAATCACACAATACGGACGAATAATGTGGTGATAATCACTTTTACCCCTCAATAATTTCTATTTCCTCTTTCGTTAAATCGTACAATTCATATATCAGTCGATCAATTTGCCGGTCCGTGAATTCAATCCACGCCCCCGCTTCTGGTGAAACAACTTTATTTTCCCAATCAGGGGAAGAATTTTCAGACATTATAAACCTCTTGTGAAGAAAGGAAGAAGTTAATGAAAGTATATTATGATGAAGAAGTAGATGCTCTGTACCTCCAGCTTGGTGATGAAAAACCAGATGGGGTTATTGAAATCGCAGAAGGTCTAAATATTGATACTACTACTGATGGAAAACTTGCCGGCATTGAAATACTCAAAGCATCAGAAAAACGGATATTCACTGATGGATGAACAGAATCTTATAATATTATGGGCGTCCCTGAAGTCCCCCCTTTTTTCCCAGTGCGGTAGTTCCGCTCGCTGGGATCTGTGCGGGGGGTGCCGAGCAATCGGCATTCCTACTGTGACTCTCACGTTTTACCCAGTGCCTTATTACTTTTAGCAGGAATGAGCTTAGACACGCAATCAGCTATTTTATTGCAGTAGATGGGGTTCATAACCTGATTTTCCTCATTAAAAAACCTCTTAATGCAGACAGATAGATTACTGGTACTTTTGGAGAAAACACCTTAAGCTCAACATTTGGTTCAGTAAATACCACTATCGTGTTAACCCAAATCTTTTTAAAACCACTTTCCTCAAGATATTTGCTTAATGAGAACGAGTGCCCGTTTCCCTGCTTAACAGGATTATAAAAAGGTGTTTTGTAATCATAGTTGATGACCTGACACCACTCTGACTTCTCTGCATTTCCATAGATAGTGCCCTGGTAGTTTTTTGTTTCTATTGTATATCACTGGTGTCCCAACGTTGTCATTTGAAAACGTTGTAACGCTTTAAAAACACATAAGATTAAGCGCAATATGTCCATTATCGATTTGAAATTTTCTCTTCCTGAATGTCATACTCCTGCATCAATTAAGCAGGAGATGACATATGAACTCAGGAAAAACAATATTTTCGCAACTAATGGAATTCCTCCCCATCCACGAATTTCGCAAATGCGTCGCACGATACAACGGCAATTACAAAGTAAAAAGCTTCTCTTGCTGGGACCAGTTTCTCTGCATGGCCTTTGCTCAACTCACTTACCGAGAAAGTCTGAGGGATATCCAGGCATGTCTCAGAGGAACGAGACACAAGCTCTACCATATGGGCATCCGTGGGAACGTCTCCCGCAATACCCTGGCCAATGCCAACAAGGTCAGAGACTGGCGAATCTACTCCGACTTCGCCCAGGTGCTCATCGGAAATGCCAGAAGACTGTACTCCAACGAAAGCTTCGGTTTGGAGCTGGATCAGACAGTCTACGCCCTGGATTCTACTACGATCGATCTGTGTCTTTCCCTGTTTCCGTGGGCAATATTCCGCAAGAGAAAGGGAGCAGTCAAGATGCATACTCTCCTGGATCTGCGGGGCAGTATTCCCACCGTGGTTATCATTACTCACGGACGCGTTCACGATGTCAATATCCTCGATCAGCTCATAATCGAAGCCGGCGCCATGTATATTATGGATCGCGGCTATCTCGACTTCGCTCGTCTTTTTATGATCCATCAGACTTCGGGTTTCTTCGTGATACGAGCCAAGCGCAACTTCAACTTCAGGAGACTGTACTCTCACACCATCGACAAATCAACAGGGATTCAATGCGACCAGACCATTGTACCCCAGAACTTCTATGCTCAAAAGAACTATCCGGAAAAACTACGGAGAATCCGGTATCTCGATGTGAATACCAACAAAAGGCTGGTCTTTCTTACCAACAATTTTACGCTTCCGGCAAAAACCATTGCGGATCTCTACAAATGCCGGTGGCAAGTAGAACTCTTTTTCAAGTGGATCAAACAACATCTGAGAATCAAGGCCTTTTACGGCACCTCGGAAAATGCGATAAAAACACAAATCTGGATTGCAATTTCCATCTATGTTCTGGTAGCTATCATCAAGAAGGAGTTGAAGCTGGATCAAAGTCTCTACACAATTTTACAGGTTTTGAGCGTCACGCTTTTTGAAAAAGAACCAATTTTACAAGTACTTATGAATAATGATTACATAAACCCAAACCCTGTCCCTTCTAACCAACTGAATTTATTCGAGTAACGTTGGGACAGTAGTGATTGTATATATGCCTTTAGGACAAATGACTATGTGGTCAATTTGGGAACGTCCAACAATCATGTCATTAAATATATACCAATCGTCTGGGAAGTCGGACAGTACTTCAGCTACTAAACTTTCCCCAGCTGCTCCTACATGAAATTTATGCCCTCTACTTATCAATGCTATCCCAGAGATAATTAAAATTGCCCCAACTATCCCAACTTCCGTGAAAAATATTAGGATTACTACACCGGTAACAACAAATCCTAAGCCAAGTCCTGCTCTTTTCTTAAAAGCAGAGTTAAGGCTTTCCTGTTATTTCAGCACTTTTGCCATGGTGTTCCCGATTGTTTGTGCTCATATCTTTTTGTTAAATCAGGTGCAGTGGCTGGTTAAGCAAATGGTCACTCCTCTACTCTTTACCTACCACAACATAGGGGCGAATCTTTTCAAGTTTTTTTGAACCAAACCCCTTCACTTTGAGCAAATCATCTACAGTTTTATAGGGGCGTCCAGCTATAATTCTTTCAGCAAGCATTGGACCGATTCCATTGATAACCATAAGTTTCTCTTTGCTGGCAGTGTTTAGATCAATTAAGCCATCTGAAAAGCTGTCTTTTTTTATCTGACTCTGTAATTCCTTTAATTCTTGATCCTCACTTCGTTGTGTTGCGCGGAATTCTGCAATCCGTTCCGGATCACTTTCCGACCAAATCCCGATACGTTTCAACATGGCCGAAGTTTCTAAATCACGAAGTCTTTCAATCATTTCGTTGCGTGGTATACCATTGGGCGTTTTCCTGCCCATACCGTAAGCACGAGCAAGACCGTTTTTAACAAGCAGACTCGCCAGGTCATCTCCATCAGCTGTAATGATGAACCCATATACACGGCCTTTGGCTGACCTTCCCATGGCGCTTGCAAAAGCTGTATGAACAGTGAAAGGTTTAGCAAGAATACGTTCAACAAAAGTTGTTGCTTCATTGCCAAAATGAATGGTACGTGTAGCAGGGGTTAGTCCAAAATGTCGTGCTTGCTCGCGTACCCTTTGCGCATCACTCTTAAAACTGGTAGAAGTTTCAGGACAGTCAACAAAATAAAGCCTTACATGGAAAGATTTTCCACCTGCTTCCGCAAAGAAGCTGTCCCCATCATTTGCTGGATTATTCACCAATCTTGCATTGGAGAACATCTGCAAATCAGCAGCATATGATGAAAAACTGCCCCCAAATATTAGCATTGCTGTCAGGAACAGAATTACGATCAGCAATTTTTTACTCAATCTATTCATAATAACTCCATATTGATTGTGTGCACGTTGCTTTTCAGCGGGCGCGGCTTTTTGCGCTCCGCTGCAAAAGCCTTGTTATACCAACCCTTTGAGTTTTGCTTCAACGTGCGAAATGTAGGTGCGGTTCTCGAATTCTACTTTGAATTCTGTTTCGCTACGTTTGCCTACGAAAAACCGGACATCCGGATTTTGACCTTGAATGATAAGGCACACGATTTCGAGTGCCTGCCTTTCAATGTCGGGGCCGAAGTAGATGGCCCTAAGTGCATCCGCTTCATACCCAAAAAGTGTGCCTGCATCCGAGTGTAGGGCACGCCATTCTTTTTCATATTTCCAAGTGCTTGATTTAGTGCAATACAGATCATCCAACAGCTTGTCGTGATTGCTGTTCACGATGAAGTCTACAATGTCAATGCGTGGAATGGTGTCGACATATCGAACTTGGCGGAGTTTTGTGAATGGATCTTTGTCCGTCTTGAACGCGAGACAAAACCCTTTGTATTGACCGCCATAGTGTGCCCACATGAGAAGGTCATCATTACGCTCGGAAAAACAAGTGACGCCTTTTGTATTCAAGAATGTTTCTCGTGCATCAGTGACGAATTTGTTGGCACCGCTAACTAATAGCTGTCGCAGTTCGTTAGGCGGTAACGACTCAAGTTGCCGCCTCAACGGCGGAGAAAGCGACGGATCACTCAGGTAGTGTTGCTTGACAAGTTCAAGTTGGTCAGGTGATGGATCCGCGACAGTTGCAGTGATTGCACAATCGAACGGATCATTGAATTTTCGCGGAGAGCCAAAGTAAAGCGATTGAGCTTTAAGGTTCATAAGGGAACTAACGTTGAAGCTCTCGTATTTGTAAACCGTCTCTGGACGATCGGCCATCATATTTCCTTTTTGGTATAACCATTGATTGACAGGCAAATTTGCCTTGCTCTATTATTTTCATTTTTATGGACGTCCTTCGTTTCCCTTGTGATTTACGACGCTTCAACGATCCTGATTTCGTCTTCTGTCAATTCGTATAATTCATAAACCAGTTTATCAATTTGACGGTCTGTGTTTTCAATCTGGCGCTGGAGAACGGTTTTTGTTTGAGGTACTTTGGCTTCGGCCAGTTGTTTTTTCAAATCAAGCATCTGCTCGACGAGATCGACCATCCGGTCGTGGCGGGCTATGTCGGTGGGGTCGGAGAAGTTGATGGTGCGGATGGGCAACTTCACCAAATTTACTTTTTTAATTTCAGCAAATAGTTTACCTTTTTCTGGAACAATTTTTTGATATATGTAAACCATTAGCTTTGAATTAATTATGCCAAGAATGTAGTTATAATGGTAACTTGTATTTTTTAATTCGACATTATAAATATTGTTTAGGTTGTAATGCTTTTCTTGGTCTATGACGGCTCGAATTCTATCGGAAGTTTGCCTTAAAATAATTTTACTTTTTTCAAACGGGGCCGTAAATCTTGGTTCGGCAAGCCATTCACCATATTTTATATATCTTTGTTCCAAAGGATATATCACATATCTGTCTATATCTTTCCCAATTAGATAATTTTTATATAGCTCGCCTTGTTTAGTATTGCTATCATAAACCCTGTTCTTTACCGTTTGTTCTATTTGTTTAGGCTTACCTTTGCCCTTTTGATAAGGTTTTATTCCCATTATGCAATTAGCCAATTCGCCCAAAGAGATAGAAATATTTTCTATCTTGGAAAACAAGTTTTTATTTACTGATAAATAAATTTCATAACGAGGATTAGTTGAAAAATCGTTTTGTCCTCTTTCATTAAGGAATATGTCGTCAAATTCACTTTCCTCTCTTAAGATTGCATATCTTATAATATTATTCTTCGATTGATTATTGTTGAAGACAAAGATGCAAGTGTCTCCTATGTCAGCGTCTTTAAAAACCTTATAATTAAGAATTAGAATATTTTCTATTGAATAATTTTCTAAAATAACTTTTCTAATATTTTTAAAATAATGCTGGGCAAGAAATACCGCTGGAGTGATATAGGATATTTTTCCGTTTCGTTTTAAGACACTGCTACCTCTTTCCATGAATATTACAAAGCTATTTAACTGGTATTCAAAAGAAGTATAATTTTTTAACAAATATTCTATCTCTTCATTTAGAAACAAAGCACCATACGGCGGATTCCCAATCACCGCATCGAAACCTCCATCCTGCATGATCTCGGGAAATTCGGTTTCCCAGTCAAAGACATTGACGCGGTACATCTCTTCTTCATCCAGGAGGCTTAACTGCTGCTCTTCGTAAAAGTCAGGGCCGATGAGGGAGTTGCCGCATTTGATATTGCTTCCCAGATCGGGGAGGGCCCGTTCCTGAAACAGGGCAAGCTGTTTTCCGATGGTTTCGGCGTTTTCATCTTCCAGGACTTTCAAAAGGAGTGAGAGCTTGGTGACCTCCACCGCCTGGGTGTCGATGTCAACGCCGTAGATATTGTTGAGGAGGATTCGCTTTTTTTCCGCCGTGGTCAATTTCCATTCTCCACCGGGTGCCTGGTAGAGGGCGGGGTTGCGACCTTTCGCCCATTTTTCCGGGTCATCGGCTATGTATTGATCCCTGTGCCAGTCGAGGAGATACTGATACGCGCCGATCAGGAACGAGCCGGAACCGCAGGCAGGATCCAGAATTTTGAGTTTACTCACCGCGCCACGCGAACCGGTCTTTTTACCTTCAACAAGCTTGCCGACGGTCTGCTTGACAATGTAGTCCACGATATATGTGGGGGTGTAATACACGCCGCCCGCCTTTTTGACCTCCGGCTTTTCTTCGACAATGGCACGGTGGCCCGGCGTTAAACGGATTACTTTTCCCAGAAATCGTTCATAGACCTGCCCCAGAATATCCGCCGGCAGTACGGAAAATTCATACGGGCTGTCCGGGTAGTAAAGATTCGTAAAAATATCCTTGAGGGGTTTATCGTCAATCGCGATATCAAGAGTAAGGTCGTCAGGGGGAGAAACGCGATCTTTTTCCTTTTTGAAATGGAAGAGGCCGGAGTTATAACGATCATCCGCCTGTTGAAACATCTGGCATAGCCGCCCGTAAATATGGCTGCCGTTTCGCAGAGCCATAAGTTGACCATAAGGTTCAATGCCTCTGTCTTCACAGATACGCAGAAAAATTACGCGGTCAATGGTACGCTGTACTGCAAAATTCAACTCGCGTCTCGTCAGACCGGGGTTCCGCAGGGCGATATTTCGGGCAAGTACTTCGCGCCATCGCTCAATTTCTTCGAGGAAGGCAGTGTCAACTTCGGCGGTTCCCCGCTTTACCCTGCTGGATTCAACATATTTATCAAAAGAACCTTTAAGGACAGATTCACGAGAGAAGATCGAGGCGATTTCATCCCAACGTTCAATATATTCATTATAAGTAAAGTAAAGGGTACGTGCCCTGGAAGGTTTGTCGGTCTTGACCGGTTTAATCCGGCAGTCATAGACGGCGAGTTCTTCAAAATCCGTAAGGATACTGAGCGGCAGCTTGGCCGACCAGGCGTAACGACGAAGCTGGTAAGCAGGAGGGGTTTCTTGCTTGATATCGACCGACGGCTTCTTTGCTTCCAGAAAGAATTTACGTGTTCCGCCAATGCGAAAGCAGTAATCGGGGGCCTTTGTGGCGCTGCCTATTTTAATGGCATCTTCATGTATTACGTCCTTATATGCCTCCGCATAGCCTTGTTTGTTGTAGACATCCCAACCGAGAGCATTGAAGAAGGGGTTGATAAATTCCTGTCGAACCTGTGCCTCATTGTACCGGCCTGACCGATAGGTATCAATATTACGATCAAAACGCTCAACAAGTTCATGTATTTCTTCAGGAGCTGACATCTTTTACCCACCTTAATGAAAATCAATATAGGGAATACAGCAGATTTGTCAATATATTTCAGCCCAAGAATAATGCATTCGTAAAAAGTCATAAACTGCACCATTTGTCATGCTGAACTTGTTTCAGCATCTAATTATTTCAGTAAGTTAGAGACCCTGAATGATCCTGAAACAAGTCCAGGACATGATTTTGGGTGACAAAAAAAGACTTTTTACGAGTGCATCAAGAATGAAAAGGCAAAACCACGATTGGAATTCCCGGGGCTTGAAAACGGCTTGACAATGGTTTTGATCTTGTGGTATCCAGCCCGTTCACATTGTGGACAAGCATATAGTTCAGGAGGCCGGTTAAAATATATAAGTTTTTTTCCTCAATCAAACTTACAATATCTCTATTTCTTGCTTTAGCCATAACATCTATTTTTGGCACAGTAGTCCAGCAGGGACTACCCCTTGCAAGGTATGAGGCGCTGTATGGCCCCAAGGTATTCTCCCTTCTAAAATTCTTCGACATTTTCGACATGTACCACTCCTGGTGGTTTACTCTGCTTCTAATATTGTTATCAGTAAATATAATTGCCTGTACAGCCAAACAGATTCCACGCATTATCAAATTAACCCTCCCTGAAAAGAATAAATTTGATGACGGGCCCTTTGGTTCATCACAGATTAATAAAAATGTTCAATGTCACAAGAGTTTGTCTGACCTCGAACAGGAAACAACATCCCTGCTGAAATCGCTTGTTTCTCTGCCGGTTCAAGTAAGAAAAGATGACAAAAGCTATTTCTTTTCCGAAAAGGGCAGATATTCCAGAATGGGGTTTATTTTTATCCATTTCAGTATTCTTCTGATTCTGGGAGGCGGATTGATCGGGGCTATCTGGGGCTTTGACGGTCAGATGAATATTGTCGAAGGAAAGACTGCGGATACAATGTTCCTGTATGGTGGTAAGGGAGCAAAGAAACTCGGGTTTGAAGTCCGCTGCGACAAATTTAAAGTCGATTTTTACAAGACAGGCCAACCAAAAGAATATAGAAGTGATCTGACTATTTTAGAAGACGGAAAGAAAGTTCTTTCCAAAGCAATCATGGTAAATCATCCCCTGATCTATAAAGGGTTCAAGCTTTGCCAGGCGACTTATGGAATTGCGGAAACTGACAATTTTCAGATCGTTGTAAAAAATGAAAAGACAGGAAAAGAAACCGTATTAACACCTAACCTGATGGAAAAAATCTCTCTGCCGGACAGCAAGTTTTCATTTGCAATTGCCAAATTTATGCCCAATTATCAGAATCATGGCCCTGCTGTCCTGGGAGTCCTGATTGAACCGGAGAAGACACATGAGATGCTCTGGCTCTTCAAGGGTCATAATCAGCAAATGAAGGATTTATCCTTTATGTTTAAAGACTTTGATAGTCGTTATTATACCGGCATACAGGTGAGCAGGAGTTACGGTGTATACATTGTCTGGGCCGGCTGTATTCTTATCCTGGTCGGTTTTGTGCTGAGCCTCTTTTTCACACACACAAAAGTATGGTTACGGATTTCAGAGCGGAAAGACGGCTGTGAGGTTAAAATCGCTGCCAGTGTAAACAGGAACAGGAAAGATTTTGAAGAAAAACTGGAAAAACTCGTCATGGAATTACAGGCGGAATAGAACATCATGAGTGATACTTTTATTATCAGTATTGTAACATTTATTTATTTTGCTGCTGCGTTTAGCTACTTGATTTCCTTTGTTTTCAGTAAGAAACCAGTGGCTGTTGCGGCATTGGCGCTTACCGTTTTGGGAATAACAGCTCAAACAGCGGCATTTATCATCCGCTGGATTGATTCTTACCAATTGGGAATCGGTCACATCCCTCTCGCAAACTTTTATGAATCCATTGTGTTTTTTTCATGGTCTATCATTTTTATATATTTAGTTATGGGGAGGCGTTATAAAAACAGTTTAATCGGCGCCCTGGCTAACTTATTTGCTTTTATCCTGCTGGCTTATGCCTCTTTATCCGGAGATATGGAATCCCAGATCCAGCCATTAGTTCCCGCCCTTCAAAGCAACTGGTTAACAAGCCACGTTATAAGCTGTTTTTTTGGCTATGCGTGTTTTGCCATCTCGTTCGGGACCAGCATACTTTATCTGATAAGGCAGAGATTCAAGAAAAACCCTGTTAATTTCTTGCCTGAACCTGAATTTTTAGATGAAGTGACCTACAAGATGATATCAATCGGATTTGTGCTTTTGACGCTGGGTATCATTACCGGTGCCGCCTGGGCCGATCATGCCTGGGGAAGATATTGGGGCTGGGATCCTAAGGAGACCTGGTCATTGATTACATGGCTGATTTATGCGGCCTTTCTTCATGCACGTCTTGTCAGGGGATGGAAAGGAACAAGAATGTCTTTGATTTCCATCTTCGGTTTCCTCGCCGTTATTTTCACCTACCTGGGAGTAAATTATGTCCTTTCAGGCCTTCACAGTTATCTTTAATACAAAACAAAAAAAGGGGCGAGAATTTGTCCGTCTCACGAAGATATCCTGCCGTGCAGCAAATGCCATGGAGAACCTCACTCCAAAAGCATGCTGAAGGGCAGAAAAGAATGCGGTGAGTGTCATGGTATTGCACATGACCTGCTA of the Syntrophales bacterium genome contains:
- a CDS encoding N-6 DNA methylase, translating into MSAPEEIHELVERFDRNIDTYRSGRYNEAQVRQEFINPFFNALGWDVYNKQGYAEAYKDVIHEDAIKIGSATKAPDYCFRIGGTRKFFLEAKKPSVDIKQETPPAYQLRRYAWSAKLPLSILTDFEELAVYDCRIKPVKTDKPSRARTLYFTYNEYIERWDEIASIFSRESVLKGSFDKYVESSRVKRGTAEVDTAFLEEIERWREVLARNIALRNPGLTRRELNFAVQRTIDRVIFLRICEDRGIEPYGQLMALRNGSHIYGRLCQMFQQADDRYNSGLFHFKKEKDRVSPPDDLTLDIAIDDKPLKDIFTNLYYPDSPYEFSVLPADILGQVYERFLGKVIRLTPGHRAIVEEKPEVKKAGGVYYTPTYIVDYIVKQTVGKLVEGKKTGSRGAVSKLKILDPACGSGSFLIGAYQYLLDWHRDQYIADDPEKWAKGRNPALYQAPGGEWKLTTAEKKRILLNNIYGVDIDTQAVEVTKLSLLLKVLEDENAETIGKQLALFQERALPDLGSNIKCGNSLIGPDFYEEQQLSLLDEEEMYRVNVFDWETEFPEIMQDGGFDAVIGNPPYGALFLNEEIEYLLKNYTSFEYQLNSFVIFMERGSSVLKRNGKISYITPAVFLAQHYFKNIRKVILENYSIENILILNYKVFKDADIGDTCIFVFNNNQSKNNIIRYAILREESEFDDIFLNERGQNDFSTNPRYEIYLSVNKNLFSKIENISISLGELANCIMGIKPYQKGKGKPKQIEQTVKNRVYDSNTKQGELYKNYLIGKDIDRYVIYPLEQRYIKYGEWLAEPRFTAPFEKSKIILRQTSDRIRAVIDQEKHYNLNNIYNVELKNTSYHYNYILGIINSKLMVYIYQKIVPEKGKLFAEIKKVNLVKLPIRTINFSDPTDIARHDRMVDLVEQMLDLKKQLAEAKVPQTKTVLQRQIENTDRQIDKLVYELYELTEDEIRIVEAS
- a CDS encoding cytochrome c biogenesis protein ResB produces the protein MFGTVVQQGLPLARYEALYGPKVFSLLKFFDIFDMYHSWWFTLLLILLSVNIIACTAKQIPRIIKLTLPEKNKFDDGPFGSSQINKNVQCHKSLSDLEQETTSLLKSLVSLPVQVRKDDKSYFFSEKGRYSRMGFIFIHFSILLILGGGLIGAIWGFDGQMNIVEGKTADTMFLYGGKGAKKLGFEVRCDKFKVDFYKTGQPKEYRSDLTILEDGKKVLSKAIMVNHPLIYKGFKLCQATYGIAETDNFQIVVKNEKTGKETVLTPNLMEKISLPDSKFSFAIAKFMPNYQNHGPAVLGVLIEPEKTHEMLWLFKGHNQQMKDLSFMFKDFDSRYYTGIQVSRSYGVYIVWAGCILILVGFVLSLFFTHTKVWLRISERKDGCEVKIAASVNRNRKDFEEKLEKLVMELQAE
- the ccsB gene encoding c-type cytochrome biogenesis protein CcsB, which produces MSDTFIISIVTFIYFAAAFSYLISFVFSKKPVAVAALALTVLGITAQTAAFIIRWIDSYQLGIGHIPLANFYESIVFFSWSIIFIYLVMGRRYKNSLIGALANLFAFILLAYASLSGDMESQIQPLVPALQSNWLTSHVISCFFGYACFAISFGTSILYLIRQRFKKNPVNFLPEPEFLDEVTYKMISIGFVLLTLGIITGAAWADHAWGRYWGWDPKETWSLITWLIYAAFLHARLVRGWKGTRMSLISIFGFLAVIFTYLGVNYVLSGLHSYL